CTCCGACGCCAGTGGCGACGTCGCCGAAGTCAGAGCCCGAGACCTGTCAGGGAAGCTGGAGGAAAGTGACGGTGTCGGGGAAGGCGGCGCGGCCAAGCCTTCCGGTGACGGCGGTGATAAAACCAGTGATAAAGCTAGTGATGTAATAGGTAGGGAAGACAGTGGTAAGAGTGACTCGCCCAGTGATTTAGGTGGTGAGAATGGTAAAGGAGAGATTAGCtcggaaaacaaagagaaaaacaataaccaTTCTGGCATAAGTGATTTGACGAAAATACGAGACTATGTAAATTTCGGAGAAAAGATCTCAGAAGCCAAATGCAAGCGTGACAGCCCAGACGAGCAACAGTTATCCCCGAAGGCAAACAGGAAAGATATCGACATTCACGCAGCCAAGCAGAAGATAAATCTCTTGAGACAGAACTTCCTCTCGTCGCTTTCCTCAGACGATGGCAGTGACACCGctgatcccctcctctcctcgccccccgctggccctcccacccccattcagggggaggaagcagaaggaaggCTTTGCTCCAAGAAGGGAGCGTCGGCGCCTTCTGAGACGAGGGCTGAGCCAGCTGATGAGCGACCAGCTGGCAGCGTGGATGCCGCCCAGCAGGAACGGGAGGAAAGCACACCGCATGAGTCCGCACGTGACACCGCCCCGCCGGGTGAACCTTCTGTCGTCTCAGAAGAGGTCGCCGGGGAGCACAGCGCCACGCCGACGAAGGACCAGGTGGACCCTGCGACGACTCCCGAGGAAGGAGACGTACGCAGAAGTATGGGTCATAATACTGAGAGCGAGACGGTTCCCAGCGCTGCGGGGATGGGCCCCAAGTGCGGTAAGGGGATCACCGAGTGTGATATTACACCCGGGACAAACCTGGAAGGTGGAACCACGGTAGACTCCACCGCTGTGGTCAACCTCCACCCCCATTCGGCCCAACTGCCGCCAACGCCGCCCTCGTCCCCTCCAGGGGAGAAGTCCCACACTCGGCCGCCATGCGTGAAAGGTCACTCTGCAAACTTAGTAAACAAGTTGATGTACGAGTCCAGCAAGCATCGGCGCGGAAACGAAGGTGaacagacggaggaggaggaggaggtgatggtgtcATCCTGCCCAAGCATTTTACAGACGCCCCCCCACgtgggaaggggcgaggaggcggCTCGGCGGGCGGGGAGTGAGTGCGAGAGTCAACCCGCGCCCCCCCTGCCAGCACTTCCACTCGCGCAACCGCCTCGACAACATGGAAATCCACACGTGCAGCGCCCCTCCGCCAGCGCTCATTGCGGAACGCAGGACCAGTTGTGTCACCAGCTCGCACTGTCACCCGGAGGAGGCGCGGGGGAGGACCGCACCCAAGGcgcccaccacctctctccacctctcctccggAGGGACCCGGGGGacctgcaggaggaggagcaccAAGGAGGCCTCCTGGTGGCACTGACAGGGGAGGCTCCTTGTTGCAGCACCTACGACGTCAGGCTGACGCCCGACCACGCTCGGTTAGAAGGACGTTGCGGCATAGAACCGTGTCATTCTCGGCAGTGCTGTGTGGCGTCAGACAGTGCCGCAGTGACCAGCACCGGGCACTGCGCGAAACAGTGCGTCCAGATCGAGCCCAACCCTCGCGGCGAGAGGCAGCCCTCCTGCGCCTGCCCGAGACCAGGGCTGAGAACTACCTCATTAGGCCCCAAGCAGAACTTGGTGTCCTCGTGTGGCTCGCGGCGGTGCAGCGGGTGCAGTGCCAGTGACAGTGAGAATGCGCTGGAGAGACCCTCGTGCTGCAACGAGATCTCGTGTCTCCATTACCTCAACCTTGAGCCCGGAGATTTGTTAGACAGTGACGCAGAATATGATATCGAACGAAAAAACAGACTGAGAGCAGCGTGTGAGGACATCGCGCGGGCACTCAACACCCTTCCACCCCCGCAGCCCCCGGACTATCCTCCGCCACCCAGGGGCATCTCCAGCTTCTCCAGGAGCCACGCGCCGGCCCCTCAGTATCGAGACCAGCAAGTGGAGGCTCACCTTTCCGATTCGGAGGACCAGCAGGGCGTCGACAGCCTCCATGTGCACATGAGGAGCCGTGGCACCAGCACGGCATCCGATGAGGAGCGACGGAGCAGCGTGTACGACAACTGCGGGATGGACGGgggcatgtgtgagtgtgggcaATGTCACGCCAGCGACGTAGAAGACTACACGCGCGTCCCTCCGCGTCTTCCCGCCAGCGCCCGCAAGCGGAATCGCGGCCGCAAGGAAACGGACCGTTCCAGCTGCGGTAGTGAACGGGACGCAAGCGACCGCGAGCTCGAGGACGAGGGTTTCCGCACGGACGCCGGGGAAGGGTGTCGCACGGACGAGTTCGAAGTGTGCACGACGTCCGACGACAACGACTACGACGACGATTACTGTCAGACTGACGACTGCGGGGAGGAGTGTGACTATTGCAGTGGTGATGAcgccgaggacgaggacgagggcacGTGCTACATGTGCAAGCAGAGCCAGCTCATATCCCCCGCGTGCAAGCATCCGGGCGTCATAACGAATGGAATCCTCAAGTCCCTGAGCGGGCGGAGGGCGAGCGAGAAGGAAGCAGTGCGCGTGCCCCGACAGAGGTCGCTGGCGCTCCAGGCCGCCATTCACCGGCGCCAGCTCACGCGGCAGGGGCTCGGCGCCATCCGGGAGTCAAGCATCACCAGTGACGAATTGGCCGAATCGGAGGAGGAACGCTCTTACGATGGCAGCAACTGCGACATCTCCAGCAGCTGGAGGTTCGGGCTGTGCCGTGACGTGACTGCCTCCAGGGACTCCACGCTGCGCAGCGTCAGGAGCGAGAGAAGCTCGGCCTCCCTTCCGTTCGACAAGtccagacagagacacaaagagaagtcGAACTCCCTCCCCGGCGCCAACTCTCGCGGTCTGGCCGGGGACGCCACCGGCCGACCCCTGGGGGCGGGGGTAACGCCCCTTCGGCAGGCATCCACGTCGGACGACGAATCTGGCTCGCACAGTTCCCTGCCTCGTCTACCGCCGCGTCCCCCTCGGGCACCCCGCATGCGGCCCCCTCTTACGCCTAGCCCGCCTGCGGCAGGTGCAGGAATACCGCCCCCGTCGCCTAACAGCCCACGGCCTGCCATGGGGCTGCAGGGGCTGCAGCAGCAGCGCTCGCCGGGAACCCCGCGAGCCCTGCACGCATCGGGCCTCCCTGTGGCTCCGAGGACCGTGGCCCCCCGCAGCCCCagcaaccccaaccccccttacGGCTTCCCTGGGACGGGCAGTGGCACTGCCTTGCTGTGTCCCGGCAGTCCGAGTCTGACGGGGCACCACTCCACGCCCTCCCCCGCGGGCTCCGAGGGCGCGCCCGCCTCCCCCAGGATCAGCAGTCGGGCGGGGGCGCTCGTCACTCGCAACTTCTCCATCAGCGACGACGAGAGTggggggcggtgggcgggcgggcggcgccaTGTGACCATCACCCGCCATGAGAGCGTGTACCGGGAGGTGGCCGAGAAGGGCTACCACCTCCCCCCGGGATCCCCCGTCGACCCCTACTGGCTTACCTGGGTTAGTATGCTTTGTCTCCTGCGGTCAGGGTGCTCTGACACTTGGCCATAAGGTCTGCTAAGAGCCTGTTGCAACAAACCATTTATGACTTcaatgtgagtgcatgtgcgtgtgtgcgatatGAACTGTAATTAATCTGTTCCAGTTAGGGTTGTCACATTCACTGCAAGAGCAGGATTTTTAATATCCGGAGACTCGTTGCCCTTTCGTAACAAGAGTCGTATCCTTCCCTCGCGCGAAGGCGTGGTCCAATTTGATGTCTCCAAAATATTGGCGTGGTTTCATGGACGAGGTCTTTCGATTTTACATAAATGTATTCGTGCACTTTGCAACGCTAAAAAGTCTGCCCACAGCAAGCAGAACTCCTTAAGTAGGCTTGGACGGATGCCAGGAAACTGCTGCCGAGTGCCCCGTAAGCAGCAGGAATCTCTGTTGCACACGGAAAAACTTTAACATTCTGGAATCTCTGTGGGTCTCCAAAGAAaactctccgtctcctcccaagCAGTAAAGTAAACAGAATTATTGATGCTCTTTGGTCCCAGTCCGCGTTCCTTATGGCCGCTGATGCGACCCCGTTTACGGAGTTTCGCTGAGATTTACCGAGATAACATTATGTAGATTCTGGCCCCAGTGTCTCCAGTATTTATGTGGCAATACGAAAACAAAAGGGAGCAAAGGAAGTTTTTATGGCGATATACTGTGTCTTGCTACGTAATGAGATGGAGTCATACGCGGAATGCGAGTTGATTGTTAGCGTTTAGTTTTATCAGTGTGATTTAGCCTTCGTAATCATATACTTATTACGTCATGTCTATCATGCATGGAGTTAACATCTGGATCAGGGTTATGTGACTGAAGAGCTGACACgatgcagacaaacagatatttcttaatatgaaaataaaataacgtCTACCCTAGTTCTTAAcgaggtatgtgtgtgcgtgtatgtgcttcggcatgtgtatatatttgtgtaagcaTATTTGTAAAGTGAgagtgtttgtgttatttttttcgtgAGGGCGGCACTAGCGGAtcggtgtgggtgggtgttgccACAAGTGTTCTGCCATTATGCAATACTGTGTACTTGTTCTCACGCTCCCCGGACCCTTCTCGCTCCTCTAAACATTTGTCCGAACATCTCTTGCCCGGAAACTCGATATTTATTCTTGCTCCTTTTGATATGTGCGCGTGTATTTATCAGGATTCGATTTCTCtgttttgcagagagagagagagtgtgtgtgtgtgtgagagagagagagagaaaaggaggtggaggacaagAAGGCGGGAACGCGGGAACAAGaaagagcaagcgagaaagaaaagggaaattgtgTACGTTTGCAAGTACGAAagcggaaaaggggaagaaattgcACAAGAAAATGCGACAAGGCAAAAGGCGGGTTTAATGCCAGTGCCAGTAAACAAGCATTCGAGGGGAGGCCACGTCAAAGCTTACTTCACAGGAAATCCCGCGATGCCTTCATGTGCTAGGATATGAGGGGATTAGGCAGAGGAGGATTGCTTTCCCTTGTGTCTTTTTAAAGCACAGCTCTTGGAATTTTTATTGCTTCAGTGTTCATCAGTAATGTATTTATCAACAGTTGTTATTCCTATTAACCATTTTTTGTCGATTATCAAATAGCTGCAGTGGTATTAGCCTTTGATAGGTCTCGTGCCATTGTCCATTTTTGAAATCCTTGCTGTTTGTTCAATAAAACTTGTACATGTGTTGCATGTAATGAAGTAAATAAGCAAAGAACCGCATGCCTTGGAGGTGAACCGCATCCATCACCATTAGCTAAGTGAGGAGATAGGTCAGTTACCATGGTTACACCTAATTGTCATTTATACATCCAAATTAAGAATAATTTCCTTCTGTGCCTTGACGGAGCTGCCGAGTCAAGTCGTCCAAATGTCTGCCATTTGTTATCGAAACATTTTTCAGCggaaatcattattactgtaggcTGGTTACACGGCGATGGTGCGGAATGGCGAGTTATTTCCTGTAAATCTGTTGCCGGCGCGGGAGTCCCTCCTGAGCATCATATCCTGTTGGCTCCGTAAATATTAGTTGTGACTTGGATAAACAACGTTGCGTAGTCGATTCCGCAGTCGCTTGTGGCAGTGACGAGGAGATGCCTTCCTGGTCGCGTCACTCCGCTGGCCGCTGAGCCGTCATAGCACCGcggatgccccctcccccccatccggcGACGTATCTATGAAGCCATTGCGGCTGACGTTTGGGCATTGTCTCATTTGGGTATTCATGGGCACGAGAGTCCTCCTCGTCGACAGGACCCTGCAGACGGAGATGATTGGCGGGACGCTTAAAAAGACTGCAGGAGGTACGTGGCTTGCATACGTGCGTTGGAAGCCCGTGCTCTCCCCAAGCAGGTCTTGCTGGCGTATAcggcaagagaaaggaaggaggaagaatggaaagaaaacaaataaaagtaggGCGAAGGAAACGGCTGATGTATACCTGATCACGTGCAACGGCAAAAAACAAGAGACTTGGAAACACCTGGACCAACAAGCGGCGAGCGCGGAGTACACCTGCTGGGCCCTTGTTTGCGTTCATGCGCGGACATGCAAGGCTATCAGTTAGCGAGGCTGCCTCTCCTGTCTGCTGTCCGCCGTCTGctctcctgttgttgttttttgtgtatatttatgttcgGCGTTCGGagaatttctttgtttatttaggcGTGAGTTTGATGCGTTCCCCGCGGGGCAGGACTCGCAGTTTGTCTTTCCTCTGTGCATTTTGGGGGAATTCTTATCAGCTGATGTTATCGGAATGGATTATTTTCTTACGTCGAcgtttattttcctattctttgtATCCGCCATTAATTCTCACTCCGGCTTGGAAGCACTTGTCTGCGACCCAGGTGGTGCTTCGTGGTCATCGTCCCATggcctccccgcctctcctttccccttctctccccttccctcccctcctcacccttcccctcctcttccctcccctcttctcccatcccatctctctcttcctcctctccctcccctcgccaccctccttTCAGTTTCCTCGtctttgtagttattatttttcacggtttgcctttcccttttcttctgctgaccgatttattttccctttcctcgctCGGCCGACCCCCTGACCATGACTTTTCTTCCCTTTGTGGTATTCACGTCTAGGTTTAAATtcgtgtttctttgtttcgtgTTATTTCCTGctgctctcgttctccctccttgctctctttctctcgccttcctctttctttatctttacctatcttccaataccccccccccctccccgccccctcggcTTCTCATCTCTTCTGCTTCGCTCCCCATTTTCTGAAATTAGGAAGCCACACTCGCTGGTTTCCGCAATATGTTCTCCGTCCACTTCCTTGCCTGCCTTTCGAATAATGGCCCTATATAGCCACCGCGTGTGTCATCCCCTGGCCCCTGctactcctcccccttgtccGTCTCTGCCAGCTATCCCttgtccttttccccctttctcacaccctttaccccacctctctctatcccctctttcccctctctctagtatttctccctcccgcttctccccatccgcccctcacccccacccgttCTCTCTTAGAGTTGTGCACAATGATGATTCGCGCTCCGTTCtttcgtcgcccccccccctccccccctggacctcccaccctttctgcttctctctccccttccttttccccttccttttttcgcgTCGTTTTtcctttagatttttttcttaccaTTGCTGCTTTCTATTCGATATTCAGTTAAACCTTTGCCATCGTATTATCTAAGTTTAGAATCTTAcaatctctcacttcctctttgttCAGTTGTCTCTTGTTTCCTTTCGCTCTTCTCCCCCGTCTCGCATTCTCTTCTCTGATCCCTTGATCTTACTCGAGAACATTCGTGGtcatcttccgtctccttctgtctctcccctttcgtcccttcctgcccccctccttgCGCTTCCTGGGCCCGTTTTGCTCTTTcagtgtctttctcttccttctcgtctcggGCTGTCTGTtcgattttccttctcattctctctctctctctctctctctctctctctctctctctctctctctctctctctctctctctctctctctctctctctctctctctctctctctcactcactcactcactcacctacccacccacccacccacccacctacccacccacccacccacccactcactcactcactcactcactcactcactcactcactcactctctcactcacccacccacccactcactcacccccctatACTTCtatcctccttcgtccctccccgctacctgctccttcccttctccctccctttccaccgtTCGCTACGGCAGGAGACGTATCATCCCCACGGAAGCTCCTCGCGGTCTGTTTAAACAAGACATAAAGCCTTGGCCAAACAGAGGGCAGCCACCGAGGCCGCGTAGGCGGCGGCGCCCGCGGCGGTTTGTTTCCGCGGCGGTCGAGAAGGACGCTCCAGGGGGATTGGGATCACACGTTGCTTGTCTAATTGCTTGTCATGGCCGGCTGGGGTTTCCCCCTTTTACTCCTTTTCTGtctgttgatatatattaatttatgtcctttctttaaatttcttttcCCTGCAATTGTAGCTGGTTCATAGTCTGAGGTAATCGTTCTAGTGTTGGGTTCGTTTACGTTTAATTGATATTTGGTTAATCGACTGTTGACAGTATTTGCTCAGTGCCCGAAAACTAATTAACTCTACGCGTGTGACACGCCAAAATGACATTCCGAGAAATGCCCCGCAATAACGCCATTTGCAACCAAGCGGCGAAACTCTGCGGCGATCGCCTTCCGCATTTGGGGCTTGGCTGGCCATGTGTGAGGAAATATTTCCTTGCTTTGCCTGGAACAGCGCCCACCGCGGCTGGGTCGGCCGGATCGCTGCCTCCCCGAAGTAAATGAGGAGAAACTCGTTAGTGCGACAGGTTTCAGGTAAGACCATTGTGGCATTTCAACCCTTCACCGGCAGAGCTGCAGAAGTTACCAAGACCAGAGATGGTTTTCCTAATTTGGTAGTGTGGACTGTGGCGGCGCAGCAGCGAATCTGTAAGTGGTTGGCCTAGTGCTGAgggtggattgggggagggggaggtggaaggtgctGACTGAGTGATTGGGGGAGGCATTTGCCATGGGTGTGTAAGCAGGCGTATACTGTGCAGAGGTTGTACGTTGGCGCTtttaaaaattagaaagaaaacgtTCTAAGCTCACACAAAGACACTGCAGATTAAAGCCCGAGCGACGGGGAAGAAAAGCTAGGCCATCGCAGAGAAGAAATGCCGCATTGTGTCCCGCAGTGCTATGCCTCGGTCGGCAGCGGAGCGATGCCGAGGAGGAAACATTTTCATCGTGAAAGAGGCCTAGTGTTTATGTATTCGCGTGTAACTGTCGTCGTTACAGCAGCGGAGCAGAGTTTCTTGGTGAAAGATAAGCCAGCATGTCTCGAAAATGTTTTCTAATGTATGCATAGTCATGCAGCTGTTTTAGTGCTCACGGACAGCAAGTGACGCATGCGCCCCAGCGAGTGTCACGAACCATAACTCTTGGCCGGGCTCTTTTTATTACGTAAATTGTCGCACAAATTCGAGTAGTTGTTGCGGGACGGTTCCGCCAGCGCCCGTGTGGGCTGTCTGCCCCGCTGACGCATGGCAGCCGAACGGGCTGCATGGCGCGCGGCTTTTATCAGCAAGTTTATCTCACTCAGCTCTAAACACTCTACATTTTCTTCATAGTTACACTTATCAAATGCCCATCGTAGTTTAGCTTCGTATGATTTTACACTCCTTGCACATGTCTTTCTGATTTGAACAGTAGCTTTGCATTTCTTCGTTAGCGCCTTGTTACCCCCATGAGGTCACACACATCTCGCTTCTCATGTCACTTCGCATGTCAGCCTGGACGTCATCTTAACTAGAGGAAATCACTTCTCCAGCACCGCAAGAAAGTCCATATTTTTGCCTGGGTTCGTTGACTCTCCTCGTCGTGTCTGTGGCCTGATGCGTGTCCCCCTCGCCAGCCCCGGCCCTTGGTAATTCGCCCGTTTAGGGTGGCTTTCAGCGAATGCAAGCGAGGGACGTGTTCGCTTGCGGgcggaggaggagcgagaagggCGGGTTATGGATTTGCGAAGGCAGATCGGCACTTTAAAGTTTCCAAATTTGCTGTCCGGtattttttttgcatgtgtgtgtgtgtgtgtgtgtgtttgtgtgtgtgtgtgtgtgcacatgtacatatgcatatgcatatacatatggatatacatatgcatatacatatgcacgtacatatacatatacatatatacatgtatacaaaaaaacatagatatacagacacaaacacgcacacacacatatgaatgaatggatagatagataggtagatattcaatgtgtgtgtaggtgggtagtTGGGAGGATGGgtgtgtgagcgtgggtgtgATGCTTTGATGTAACCATCTTGACAAAGGTCAccgttatagtaataaaaattatgatgctgAAAGTTAGTCAGTAAACAGCAAAGAAAAGACGCAAAGGACAAAACAGTGAGtgcctggtccccctccccctcccccaccccaaccctactcctttccctcttcaatAAGCCATCGAGCCGaggtcccccctcccctgctacaCACACTAGGGATAGCCACCTCGATCAAAACATCAAAATATTTTGCAGCATCGGCCTTTTCCTCCCGCGTGTCGGCTCCCCCGTCGGGCGGTCGGGTCTGTAGTCTCGCTCAGCTGACGTCGTGGGTGACGGGTTGGAGAGCGCTTCTCGTCGATGATATTCATGGCTATCGTTTTatcgtgtgtttgcgtttgttttccGCGGTTCATCTACGTTTTCTGTGCGATGTTTTAAAGTGTAAATTTTAAATGTAAGCGTATGAGTTTTTTCATATTACGTTTCTGTCGATAATTCTGAACTATATTCTTAAACCGCGTCTCCGTTGAGCTtccgcataaaaggacacgttCCCTGCACGTTATGGGCGAAGGCAGGTGCTCGAAGTAGCCGAGGGTTGTGCTGAGTCTGCGGCGACGGGGCTTAATAAACTCTCTCGAAGGCCTTGTTAAGCTCACCCTCGAAGGCATAGAGTGGAggatattgtgtgcgtgtgcgtgtatgtatgtgcgtgcgagtgcgtctgtgtcttttttgtgtgagtgtttgagtccGTGCTGATGCGAGAGCTGCTGTTCGTCGCCAGCCATCAGAATATATGAGCTGTAGAGACCGATATGTAGACCGGCCTTGACGTTGCCACGAGCTGTATGAATGCAGATGTAGTGAAGCAGTGTCCGCTGGCCGGGTGATGCGACGGGACGGCAGGATGTAGAGCGGGCTGGGAAAATGTAGCGAGGCCTTGGACTACTGTCATGTTCTTAGCCATGCGATGCGACCAGCCTGTGGTGCATAGCagataagtatgtttatatttgcACAGATGTGGGCCAGCTCAGCTCAGATGgttatatgcttttatatatttcCACGTTTCCAGGTTTTCTATTCTTAAATCAAACTATGAACTCGCATCCATTTCCTATCCAAATGACCACTCGATCTGAGGTGTGTTTTGCGCACGCGATGCCCCACAGGGCTTCccaagaagggtgggaggaaggcaTGCAGCACGCGCAGCGAACAGTTAGCACAAAACTGGTATTTCCTGCGGGTAAGTGGGCTGACCCGGTCATGCAGGAGGAAGGCCGCGTCACACTTATTAGATAAACTCGACACCGTCTTGCTGCTGTCTTGTCACTCCTCGTCGCTGCGGGCAACGGCGCCGTCATGCTGCAGGTCAAGTTGTAGGGCCGGAAGTCGGCGGATGTGGTCTTCCAGCCTATTTTTGACCGACTTCTAGGAATAGATTTATTTGTGTCTTTTGAAAGGACTAAAGCTGTCACCTTGAGTTCCCAAAGTGTcgcgaagagagaagggagaggagaagcgcaGTGGCACcgggctctttctcttttcctcgcgGGTCGTGTGTGCGGCCGTGGCAGTTGCGCCGTCGTGTCTCCCTAAGGTGTAATGCTGGTCTTGGACATGACGTCTTTAAGGCCGGAAAGGGGGTCGTCATTATGCTTTACAGCCCTGAATGTCACCCCGGCCCTGTAAAGGTGCCACgcggcccttccctcttccactgccGCCTCCCCAACCCTGAGGAATGAGCGGCTGAGGGAGAAGTGGGGCGCCAGGGGAAGTGGgatctttgcttctctctttctctcatatatatatatatatatatatatatatatatatatatatatatatatatatatatatatatatatatatatatatatatatatatatatacatacatacatacatatatatacatatatatacatatataaatacatttataaatacatatatctacatatatatatatatatatatatatatatatatatatatatatatatgtatatatatatatatacatatatatatatattatataaaga
The DNA window shown above is from Penaeus vannamei isolate JL-2024 chromosome 29, ASM4276789v1, whole genome shotgun sequence and carries:
- the LOC113817420 gene encoding uncharacterized protein isoform X3 yields the protein MTLIVPPGEDLFASDGDSGCLGSSPDEGGEGGLHVSESSQVFLKELKRVSLTDEVPPAPNGQDVPVTTGEQDASPPSKGQATPPTREGKDTNGVKSDSESVQYQSRVYNGSCHIPDGSCVRDSEHKLIKVGVEGTCPPTPRPVVYESRVSLDAAPQCANGDPRSKLEGPALVSVPKVLVASQVNSCLEQGAPDAAVPLASQTNVSVMQLALPASNSDASGDVAEVRARDLSGKLEESDGVGEGGAAKPSGDGGDKTSDKASDVIGREDSGKSDSPSDLGGENGKGEISSENKEKNNNHSGISDLTKIRDYVNFGEKISEAKCKRDSPDEQQLSPKANRKDIDIHAAKQKINLLRQNFLSSLSSDDGSDTADPLLSSPPAGPPTPIQGEEAEGRLCSKKGASAPSETRAEPADERPAGSVDAAQQEREESTPHESARDTAPPGEPSVVSEEVAGEHSATPTKDQVDPATTPEEGDVRRSMGHNTESETVPSAAGMGPKCGKGITECDITPGTNLEGGTTVDSTAVVNLHPHSAQLPPTPPSSPPGEKSHTRPPCVKGHSANLVNKLMYESSKHRRGNEGEQTEEEEEVMVSSCPSILQTPPHVGRGEEAARRAGSECESQPAPPLPALPLAQPPRQHGNPHVQRPSASAHCGTQDQLCHQLALSPGGGAGEDRTQGAHHLSPPLLRRDPGDLQEEEHQGGLLVALTGEAPCCSTYDVRLTPDHARLEGRCGIEPCHSRQCCVASDSAAVTSTGHCAKQCVQIEPNPRGERQPSCACPRPGLRTTSLGPKQNLVSSCGSRRCSGCSASDSENALERPSCCNEISCLHYLNLEPGDLLDSDAEYDIERKNRLRAACEDIARALNTLPPPQPPDYPPPPRGISSFSRSHAPAPQYRDQQVEAHLSDSEDQQGVDSLHVHMRSRGTSTASDEERRSSVYDNCGMDGGMCECGQCHASDVEDYTRVPPRLPASARKRNRGRKETDRSSCGSERDASDRELEDEGFRTDAGEGCRTDEFEVCTTSDDNDYDDDYCQTDDCGEECDYCSGDDAEDEDEGTCYMCKQSQLISPACKHPGVITNGILKSLSGRRASEKEAVRVPRQRSLALQAAIHRRQLTRQGLGAIRESSITSDELAESEEERSYDGSNCDISSSWRFGLCRDVTASRDSTLRSVRSERSSASLPFDKSRQRHKEKSNSLPGANSRGLAGDATGRPLGAGVTPLRQASTSDDESGSHSSLPRLPPRPPRAPRMRPPLTPSPPAAGAGIPPPSPNSPRPAMGLQGLQQQRSPGTPRALHASGLPVAPRTVAPRSPSNPNPPYGFPGTGSGTALLCPGSPSLTGHHSTPSPAGSEGAPASPRISSRAGALVTRNFSISDDESGGRWAGGRRHVTITRHESVYREVAEKGYHLPPGSPVDPYWLTWKLGVLQKTVEEVSGRLEEAQKTVDTWGAVPQDPNLADQHVHNVRKFREGLAELQRGVDDVNDQAARFSAHNVPLTPANSAKLHDLNNRWKTLETTVNDRWRQVAGRSREVTPLTPAQLASSVSPPWERATTSNKVPYYINHDQESTHWDHPTMMDLLDSLTEFNHIKFSAYRTATKLRMLQKTLALDRAKMQMATDVFDEHGLRGQNDRLIDVGDMVVVLSALYANISADHPEVNTTLAMDLCLNWLLNVYDSQRTGQMRVLSFKIGIVCLCRGHLEEKYRYMFRLIADPNRLVDQRKLGLLLHDCVQVPRQLGEVAAFGGSNIEPSVRSCFTKAGKDRETIEAVHFLTWVQQEPQSLVWLAVLHRVAASENIQHQVKCNICKAYPIVGLRYRCLKCLSFDMCQRCFFDGRSGKSHKITHPMHEYCTATTAGEDVKDFTKALKNKFKSKRALQKHTKKGYLPVQTVLEGDPLESPSPSPQHNVTSQDMHSRLELYASRLAEVELRTNSNSTPDRSLVSSLSEDEHGLIAQYCQSLSSSDAPLPVPRSPLQIMAAVDAEQKDELEQMIRALEEENSQLQAEYDRLKSQQPVGSPPDDGLSGQRSEADMLAEAKLLRQHKGRLEARMGILEEHNRQLEAQLHRLRQLLGEPGGMSSPNKSGTLQTKSVTASQLAMDSPAKVNGHSNQGGASSAYEGLDQMSEYVRPPPPPMGSVAHVGNLFSRAAPYRGSGWRPGESGWHSGGHNDPRGGERLA